In Deltaproteobacteria bacterium, a genomic segment contains:
- a CDS encoding ATP-grasp domain-containing protein: protein MRLLLPTAGNRSIILDIWRKTSNVEKVITTEIDPLAPGILCADKCYQVSRSDSAEFADEVNAICRMESIDLIVPMADLDLIFFSRERERFLGSGTDILVAGKKAIDISVDKLKTFEFFESLGIPTPSTILLRDGLENIGSIHYPQYLKPRYVSMKNSSRYLFALIENSYDLEYYGRKLNAEHDSYLLQEYLGFGKEINVDFFVQDTELKRIVTLYRLKAGQGGGITRGQTIPCHPRIMGFVENILDYMGFFGPANIQVYDLGNGSFKVTEINPRFSNSAALCVHAAGVDYFDLTVRMLNGERIVPEFDNYKMIYATTGLHRLVVEKPEFEGGRNDKDA, encoded by the coding sequence ATGAGACTTCTATTGCCAACTGCTGGAAACCGATCAATCATATTGGACATATGGAGAAAGACGTCTAATGTAGAAAAAGTGATCACTACCGAAATCGATCCGTTGGCTCCGGGGATTCTTTGTGCTGACAAGTGTTATCAGGTGTCGAGATCGGATAGTGCCGAATTCGCAGATGAAGTAAATGCAATCTGCCGAATGGAATCGATCGATTTGATTGTTCCAATGGCGGATCTAGATCTGATTTTCTTTTCCAGAGAAAGAGAAAGGTTCCTTGGTTCAGGCACAGACATTCTTGTTGCCGGCAAGAAGGCGATTGACATCTCCGTCGACAAACTGAAGACATTCGAATTCTTTGAAAGCCTTGGCATACCCACTCCGTCTACGATTCTATTACGCGACGGCCTCGAGAACATAGGCTCGATCCATTATCCGCAATATCTGAAACCACGATATGTATCCATGAAGAATTCTTCAAGATACCTGTTTGCACTTATAGAAAACAGCTATGACCTCGAATACTACGGAAGAAAACTGAACGCCGAGCACGATTCGTATTTGCTTCAGGAATATCTTGGATTTGGAAAAGAAATTAATGTCGACTTCTTTGTCCAAGATACTGAACTCAAGCGGATCGTTACCTTATATCGCCTAAAAGCCGGGCAAGGTGGTGGCATAACCAGAGGACAAACCATACCGTGTCACCCAAGAATAATGGGGTTTGTGGAGAATATATTGGATTATATGGGTTTCTTCGGGCCAGCCAACATACAGGTATATGATTTGGGAAACGGATCTTTCAAAGTTACTGAAATTAATCCAAGATTTTCCAATTCGGCGGCACTATGCGTCCATGCCGCCGGCGTGGATTATTTTGATCTAACCGTTAGAATGCTGAACGGAGAGAGGATTGTTCCCGAGTTCGATAATTATAAAATGATATATGCAACGACAGGATTACATAGACTCGTTGTAGAAAAGCCGGAATTTGAAGGAGGCAGGAATGATAAGGACGCATGA